Proteins from a single region of Hymenobacter aquaticus:
- a CDS encoding TonB-dependent receptor, translating into MMKLLVYSAVLLASLLAGRPALAQQLVLQGRVLEETTARPVAGCEVYLRGSRQIARTDSTGRFSIPRLAAGRQQLQFSSIGHEPLKTEVDLTAEAAVLDFTLTPKQRTLREVVVAGPQARFGQTRLREVEGTAIFAAKKSEVIVPDNLVANLATNNARQVYARVAGLNIWETDQGGLQLSIGGRGLDPNRTSNFNVRQNGYDISADALGYPESYYTPPIEAIKRIQLVRGAASLQYGTQFGGLLNFELRTPEPDKTVAVTSRQTVGSFGFFNSFNSVSGTVKKLSYYTFAQYKRGDGWRPNSGFDSKTAYADLRYQFTDNFKMGLQVTHMDYLAQQPGGLSDFQFAQNPRQSNRERNWFKVDWNLFNVSADWKVTPRSNLNLTTFGLVASRKSLGYRPNFVERADADTQQRELITGDFRNVGLEARYLTRYDLGEAKSGVLLVGTRLYRGYNHSIQGFGPTGRAADFSFVPAAAGLNAPTSSSDYRFPNYNGALFAENIFYFGEKFSLTPGVRYEYIRTRAEGSYQTVVRDLAGNITDVTNTNEVRTSPRGFFIGGLGASYKAREERELYANVSQNYRSITFGDMQITNNALIIDPNLQDERGYSADLGLRGDQAQWLTYDLSVFALAYNNRIGEVQTYDRNDRPIRRRGNLGRALILGVESYGEVDVLRLLQPTVEPERWRLATFANVSVIRSRYTSGENTGKQVEFVPNLNLKTGVQGGYGPFKASFQFTYLSNQFSEATNARNSPQDERPDRNSAVVGRIPAYQIMDASVSWERRWLKLEGSINNLGNTLYFTRRATGYPGPGILPSDGRSFFLTAAVKW; encoded by the coding sequence ATGATGAAATTATTGGTTTATAGTGCCGTGCTGCTGGCGAGCCTGCTTGCCGGCCGGCCCGCCCTGGCCCAGCAGCTCGTGCTCCAGGGCCGGGTGCTGGAAGAAACGACGGCCCGGCCCGTGGCGGGCTGCGAGGTCTACCTGCGCGGCTCCCGCCAGATTGCCCGCACCGACAGCACCGGCCGCTTCAGCATTCCGCGCCTCGCGGCCGGCCGGCAGCAGCTGCAGTTTTCCTCCATCGGCCACGAGCCGCTCAAAACCGAAGTCGACCTCACGGCCGAAGCCGCCGTGCTCGACTTTACCCTGACACCCAAGCAGCGCACCTTGCGCGAGGTGGTGGTGGCCGGCCCCCAAGCCCGCTTCGGCCAGACGCGCCTGCGGGAGGTGGAGGGCACGGCCATTTTCGCGGCCAAAAAGTCGGAAGTCATTGTGCCCGACAACCTGGTGGCCAACCTGGCGACCAACAACGCCCGCCAGGTGTACGCCCGGGTGGCCGGCCTCAACATCTGGGAAACCGACCAGGGCGGCCTGCAGCTCAGCATCGGGGGCCGGGGCCTCGACCCCAACCGCACCTCCAACTTCAACGTGCGCCAGAACGGCTACGACATTTCGGCCGATGCCCTGGGTTACCCCGAAAGCTACTACACCCCGCCCATCGAGGCCATCAAGCGGATTCAGCTGGTGCGCGGGGCGGCTTCCTTGCAGTACGGCACCCAGTTTGGCGGCCTGCTCAACTTTGAGCTGCGCACCCCGGAGCCCGACAAAACCGTGGCTGTCACCTCGCGGCAGACGGTGGGCTCGTTCGGGTTTTTCAACTCGTTTAACAGCGTGAGCGGCACGGTCAAGAAGCTCAGCTACTACACCTTCGCCCAGTACAAGCGCGGCGACGGGTGGCGGCCCAACTCCGGCTTCGACAGCAAAACGGCATACGCCGACCTGCGCTACCAGTTCACCGACAACTTTAAAATGGGCCTCCAGGTAACCCACATGGACTACCTGGCCCAGCAGCCCGGCGGCCTGAGCGACTTTCAGTTTGCCCAGAACCCGCGCCAGTCGAACCGGGAGCGGAACTGGTTTAAGGTCGACTGGAACCTGTTCAACGTGTCGGCCGACTGGAAAGTAACGCCCCGCTCCAACCTCAACCTGACCACCTTCGGGCTGGTGGCCTCGCGCAAGTCCTTGGGCTACCGGCCCAACTTTGTGGAGCGCGCTGACGCCGACACCCAGCAACGGGAGCTCATTACCGGTGACTTCCGCAACGTGGGCCTCGAAGCCCGCTACCTGACCCGCTACGACCTGGGCGAAGCCAAAAGCGGGGTGCTGCTGGTCGGCACCCGCCTCTACCGGGGCTACAACCACAGCATCCAGGGCTTCGGCCCCACCGGCCGGGCCGCTGATTTTAGCTTCGTGCCCGCCGCCGCGGGTCTGAACGCGCCGACGTCGTCATCGGACTACCGCTTCCCAAACTACAACGGGGCCTTGTTCGCCGAAAACATCTTCTACTTCGGCGAGAAGTTTTCCCTGACTCCGGGCGTGCGCTACGAGTACATCCGCACCCGGGCCGAGGGCTCCTATCAAACCGTGGTGCGCGACCTGGCCGGCAACATCACCGACGTGACCAATACCAACGAAGTCCGCACCAGTCCGCGCGGCTTTTTCATCGGCGGTTTGGGCGCCAGCTACAAGGCCCGGGAAGAGCGGGAGCTGTACGCCAACGTGTCGCAGAACTACCGCTCGATTACGTTCGGCGACATGCAGATTACCAACAACGCGCTGATAATCGACCCCAACCTGCAGGATGAGCGCGGCTACTCGGCCGACCTGGGCCTGCGCGGTGACCAGGCCCAGTGGCTGACCTACGATCTGAGCGTGTTTGCCCTGGCCTACAACAACCGTATCGGCGAGGTGCAGACCTACGACCGCAACGACCGGCCCATCCGCCGCCGCGGCAACCTGGGCCGGGCCCTGATCCTGGGCGTAGAGTCGTACGGCGAAGTGGACGTGCTGCGCCTGCTGCAACCGACGGTGGAGCCCGAGCGCTGGCGCCTGGCCACGTTTGCCAACGTGTCCGTGATTCGCAGCCGCTATACCTCGGGCGAAAACACCGGCAAGCAGGTGGAGTTTGTGCCGAATCTGAACCTGAAAACCGGCGTGCAGGGCGGCTACGGTCCGTTTAAGGCCTCCTTCCAGTTCACCTATCTGTCCAACCAGTTTTCGGAGGCCACCAACGCCCGCAACAGTCCCCAGGACGAGCGGCCGGACCGCAACTCGGCCGTTGTCGGCCGGATTCCAGCCTACCAGATTATGGACGCTTCCGTGTCGTGGGAGCGGCGCTGGCTCAAGCTGGAAGGCAGCATCAACAACCTGGGCAACACCCTGTATTTCACCCGGCGCGCCACCGGCTACCCCGGCCCCGGCATTCTGCCCTCCGACGGCCGCAGCTTCTTCCTGACCGCCGCCGTGAAGTGGTAA
- a CDS encoding 1-phosphofructokinase family hexose kinase — MATIVTLTLNPTVDKSTTADKIIPDQKIRCAAPKFEPGGGGINVSRALKRLGSDSVAVFPVGGPSGTLLRELLAQEQIQQQPVETGSRTRENFIVVDESTGQQYRFGMPGMPLSAEEQQQILATLRGLPAVPNFLVISGSLPPGVEPEYLVRIVRAAKELGSKVVVDTSGPALHQVLAEGVYLAKPNVGELSKMAGADELDNEAVTEAARKLVREGSCEIVVVSLGPQGACVVAKDVVDHVPAPAVKKRSTVGAGDSMVAGLVHGLATGLTVRETVRLGVACGTAATMNPGTELFRKEDVDRLYRWLRQSLPAAAA, encoded by the coding sequence ATGGCGACCATCGTTACGCTGACCCTGAACCCGACCGTCGACAAGAGCACGACGGCCGATAAGATTATTCCCGACCAGAAAATCCGGTGCGCCGCGCCCAAGTTTGAGCCCGGCGGGGGCGGCATCAACGTGTCGAGGGCCCTCAAGCGGCTCGGCTCCGACTCGGTGGCCGTGTTTCCGGTGGGTGGCCCCAGCGGCACGCTGCTGCGCGAGCTGCTGGCCCAGGAGCAGATTCAGCAGCAGCCGGTGGAAACCGGGAGCCGCACCCGCGAGAATTTCATCGTCGTGGATGAGTCTACTGGCCAGCAGTACCGCTTTGGCATGCCCGGCATGCCCCTTTCGGCCGAGGAGCAGCAGCAGATTCTGGCCACGCTGCGCGGCCTGCCCGCCGTGCCCAACTTCCTGGTTATCAGCGGCAGCCTGCCCCCCGGCGTCGAGCCCGAATACCTGGTCCGCATCGTGCGGGCGGCGAAGGAGCTGGGTAGTAAAGTAGTGGTCGATACGTCGGGGCCGGCCCTGCACCAGGTGCTGGCCGAAGGCGTGTACTTGGCCAAGCCCAACGTGGGCGAGCTAAGCAAGATGGCCGGCGCGGACGAGCTGGACAACGAAGCCGTGACCGAGGCGGCCCGGAAGCTGGTGCGCGAGGGCAGCTGCGAAATCGTGGTGGTATCGTTAGGGCCGCAGGGGGCTTGTGTGGTGGCGAAAGACGTGGTGGACCACGTGCCGGCCCCGGCCGTGAAGAAGCGCAGCACCGTGGGTGCCGGCGACAGTATGGTGGCGGGCCTGGTGCACGGGCTGGCGACGGGGCTGACGGTGCGCGAAACGGTGCGCCTGGGCGTGGCCTGCGGCACGGCGGCCACGATGAACCCCGGCACCGAGCTGTTCCGCAAGGAAGACGTCGACCGGCTGTACCGGTGGCTGCGGCAGTCGTTGCCGGCCGCGGCGGCCTGA
- a CDS encoding S41 family peptidase, with product MLRRATLLLALGCLLLAAKPSRSGGSQPEKDFDKFWQTYKDHYAFFALHGLNWDQVYATYRPTITARTTAAELQATLTKMIEPLQDGHITISKGDEILYKGTPGRHSFKTDFRDLQPQYWQTAYQTLTAAGFAPVRGLGPQVGKYQVLYLSQSSQHVGYLRLSRCFAELTGVVGTARQERQDQQRLLGLFDAALRELSACRALIVDMRGNGGGHSGKEMASRLSVGRVLTHFTAERQPGGYERFSPLQPYYLSPNPTLNYARPVVILTNDGTASSAEEFVLALHRQPHVTTIGDNTAGMLSDMYQGELSGKVQFTLSHQRYYSPDTVLLEGGGVPVRLPVAYPRQALDQHQDPVLTKALEIIH from the coding sequence ATGCTGCGTCGTGCCACTCTCCTTCTAGCATTGGGCTGCCTTTTGCTGGCGGCCAAACCGAGCCGAAGCGGAGGGAGTCAGCCGGAAAAGGACTTCGATAAATTCTGGCAGACCTACAAAGACCATTACGCCTTCTTTGCCCTGCACGGCCTCAACTGGGACCAGGTCTACGCCACCTACCGGCCGACCATCACGGCCCGCACCACGGCCGCCGAGCTGCAAGCCACCTTAACCAAGATGATTGAGCCGCTCCAGGATGGTCATATCACCATTTCGAAGGGCGACGAAATTCTCTATAAGGGCACCCCGGGGCGGCACTCCTTTAAAACGGACTTCCGCGACCTGCAGCCCCAGTACTGGCAGACGGCCTACCAGACGCTGACGGCGGCCGGCTTCGCGCCCGTGCGCGGGTTGGGGCCCCAGGTAGGCAAATACCAGGTGCTCTACCTCAGCCAATCGAGCCAGCACGTGGGCTACCTGCGCCTGAGCCGCTGCTTTGCCGAGCTGACGGGCGTGGTGGGCACCGCCCGCCAGGAACGGCAGGACCAGCAGCGCCTGCTCGGCCTCTTCGACGCGGCGCTGCGCGAGCTAAGCGCCTGCCGGGCCCTGATTGTGGATATGCGCGGCAACGGCGGCGGCCACAGCGGCAAGGAAATGGCCAGCCGCCTGAGCGTGGGCCGGGTCCTCACGCACTTCACCGCGGAGCGCCAGCCCGGCGGCTATGAGCGGTTTTCGCCCTTGCAGCCGTACTACCTCTCGCCCAACCCTACCCTGAACTACGCGCGGCCGGTGGTGATTCTGACCAACGATGGCACCGCCAGCTCGGCCGAGGAGTTTGTGCTGGCCCTGCACCGCCAGCCCCACGTAACGACCATCGGCGACAACACGGCCGGGATGTTGTCGGATATGTACCAGGGCGAACTGTCGGGCAAGGTGCAGTTTACCCTTTCCCACCAGCGCTACTACAGCCCCGACACGGTGCTGCTGGAAGGCGGCGGCGTGCCGGTGCGCCTGCCGGTGGCGTACCCGCGCCAGGCCCTCGACCAGCACCAGGACCCCGTGCTCACCAAGGCGCTGGAAATTATCCACTGA
- a CDS encoding SDR family NAD(P)-dependent oxidoreductase: MNDQTALITGASSGIGFELARCFARDDYRVVLVARHAEDLQEAARLIRQEFGDVDVILLPFDLSHPDTPERIYAETDKRGLQIDALVNDAGFGETGYFADTDIDTELRMIQVNTASLVHLTKLYLRDMVERNAGRILQVGSVASFAPSPCQAVYAATKAFVLSFTEAVQHELKQQKSAVTMTILCPPPTDTNFFRTAHAENTRAAAHAASAREVAEEGYDALMDGAARSLPTLGAKVNFFSSLLLPDSMLATLMNTQLHAAEK, from the coding sequence ATGAATGACCAAACTGCCTTGATAACCGGGGCGTCCAGCGGCATCGGCTTCGAGCTGGCCCGCTGCTTCGCCCGCGACGACTACCGCGTGGTGCTGGTAGCCCGCCACGCCGAAGACCTGCAGGAAGCCGCCCGCCTGATCCGCCAGGAGTTCGGGGACGTCGACGTTATCCTGCTGCCCTTCGACCTGAGCCACCCCGACACGCCCGAGCGGATTTACGCCGAAACCGACAAGCGCGGCCTGCAGATCGACGCGCTGGTAAACGACGCGGGCTTCGGGGAAACCGGCTACTTTGCCGACACCGACATCGACACCGAGCTGCGCATGATTCAGGTGAACACCGCCTCGCTCGTGCACCTGACCAAGCTCTACCTGCGCGACATGGTGGAGCGCAACGCGGGCCGGATTCTGCAGGTGGGCTCGGTGGCCTCGTTTGCGCCCAGCCCCTGCCAGGCTGTGTACGCGGCCACCAAGGCCTTCGTGCTCAGCTTCACCGAAGCCGTGCAGCACGAGCTGAAACAGCAGAAGTCGGCCGTGACGATGACCATTCTCTGCCCGCCGCCCACCGACACGAACTTCTTCCGCACGGCCCACGCCGAAAACACCCGGGCCGCCGCCCACGCCGCCTCGGCCCGCGAAGTGGCCGAGGAAGGCTACGACGCCCTGATGGACGGGGCGGCCCGCTCCCTGCCCACGCTCGGGGCCAAGGTCAATTTCTTCTCCAGCCTACTGCTGCCCGACTCCATGCTGGCGACCCTGATGAACACCCAGCTGCACGCAGCCGAAAAGTAA
- a CDS encoding Ig-like domain-containing protein — MKTSFLLKSLFLLSVAGEAGTALARPLALPLSVPALRRAASVDVTTTLSGPTTLGAGMSSGTYTVTFSNSGPGDAFDVTQRVALPAGATLSAAQRAALPGTATFDAATATIDFGTTVLAKDGSKTYTFSFTVPNTLGAAFLTSTVGTSSNQASNKDADQARLDVTITAGNFFVTNDDSNEVPAGGTKTGNIILNDPNPANLPNSSFNAQLVTGPAHGTVTLNPDGSYSYTPTSGYLGPDSFTYQINVPSATPPNSNVSTVALNVYDASLVCLSGTGTNLLTNASFTAGNAGFTSAYGYAGTGSASLRPEGLYMVGPDAASYHTSFAGHGRTGAGDNFMIVNGSADLSVVYSQTVTVQPNRYYTFSAYASSVNTGNPAQLGFVINGKSTSSVTTLTTAANDFVRISDLWFSGSNTSAVIEIRDVNKVASGNDFGLDDIYIGTCAVSLAVNDVRNARLNNEAAALPLSALSATVTSGPPVGSFTIQTLPAPATGTLYLNGAAVLPGQVIPLAQADQLSFDPAAGYVGTATFTYTGSDTSGSGSNNTATFSIPVDSTPLPVELTAFTARPVGVLDAQLTWRTAQELNNDHFDVERSFDQEVFVKLATVAGRGTTTAPTQYAYVDKGAGNGPGRVAYYRLRQVDADGTATYSPVRPVAFEAPVLSVYPNPTTGPATLDLRALPGLSYQVTLVDNTGRQLLSTALPGGQQHLLPLASLPGGTYVLLVRGPGTKFSQRLERR; from the coding sequence ATGAAAACATCTTTCCTGCTAAAGTCCCTTTTCCTGCTGAGCGTTGCCGGGGAAGCCGGTACCGCCCTGGCCCGGCCGCTGGCCCTGCCCCTGAGCGTGCCGGCCCTGCGGCGGGCGGCCAGCGTCGACGTGACAACTACCTTGAGCGGCCCCACCACGCTGGGCGCGGGCATGTCGTCGGGCACCTACACCGTCACGTTCAGCAACAGCGGCCCCGGCGACGCCTTCGACGTAACCCAGCGGGTGGCCCTGCCCGCCGGTGCCACGCTTTCGGCCGCTCAGCGCGCGGCCCTGCCCGGCACCGCCACCTTCGACGCGGCCACCGCCACCATCGACTTTGGCACCACGGTACTGGCCAAGGACGGCTCAAAAACCTACACCTTCAGCTTCACGGTGCCCAACACCCTGGGCGCGGCCTTCCTGACCAGCACCGTGGGCACCAGCTCCAACCAGGCCTCGAACAAGGATGCCGACCAGGCCCGGCTGGACGTGACCATCACGGCCGGCAACTTCTTCGTGACCAACGACGACAGCAACGAAGTACCGGCCGGCGGCACCAAGACGGGCAACATCATCCTCAACGACCCCAACCCGGCCAACCTGCCCAACAGCAGCTTCAACGCGCAGCTCGTAACGGGCCCCGCCCACGGCACCGTGACGCTGAACCCCGACGGCAGCTACAGCTACACGCCCACCAGCGGCTACCTCGGCCCCGACAGCTTCACCTACCAGATCAACGTGCCCTCGGCCACGCCGCCCAACTCCAACGTGTCGACGGTGGCCCTGAACGTGTACGACGCCAGCCTGGTCTGCCTCAGCGGCACGGGGACTAACCTGCTGACTAACGCCAGCTTCACGGCCGGCAACGCGGGCTTCACCTCGGCCTACGGCTACGCCGGCACCGGCAGTGCCAGCCTGCGGCCCGAGGGCCTCTACATGGTGGGCCCCGACGCGGCCAGCTACCACACCAGCTTTGCCGGCCACGGCCGCACCGGCGCCGGCGACAACTTCATGATTGTCAACGGCTCGGCCGATTTGAGCGTGGTGTATTCGCAGACCGTGACGGTGCAGCCCAACCGCTACTACACGTTTTCGGCCTACGCCTCCAGCGTCAACACCGGCAATCCGGCCCAACTCGGCTTCGTGATTAACGGCAAGTCCACCTCGTCGGTCACGACGCTGACCACCGCGGCCAACGACTTCGTGCGCATTTCGGACCTCTGGTTTTCGGGCAGCAACACCTCGGCCGTTATTGAAATCCGGGACGTGAACAAGGTGGCCAGCGGCAACGACTTCGGCCTCGACGACATCTACATTGGCACCTGCGCCGTGTCGTTGGCCGTGAACGACGTGCGCAACGCCCGGCTCAACAACGAGGCGGCGGCCCTGCCGCTGTCGGCCCTGAGCGCCACCGTTACCAGCGGCCCCCCCGTGGGCAGCTTCACCATCCAGACCCTGCCCGCCCCGGCCACCGGCACGCTGTACCTGAACGGGGCCGCCGTGCTGCCCGGCCAGGTGATTCCGCTGGCCCAGGCCGACCAGCTCAGCTTCGACCCCGCCGCCGGCTACGTGGGTACGGCCACCTTCACCTACACCGGCTCCGACACCAGCGGCTCGGGCAGCAACAACACCGCCACCTTCTCCATTCCGGTGGACAGCACGCCCCTGCCCGTGGAGCTGACGGCCTTCACCGCCCGGCCCGTGGGCGTCCTCGACGCCCAACTTACGTGGCGCACGGCCCAGGAGCTCAACAACGACCATTTCGACGTGGAGCGCAGCTTCGACCAGGAAGTATTCGTCAAGCTCGCCACCGTGGCCGGCCGCGGCACTACCACCGCGCCCACGCAGTACGCCTACGTCGATAAAGGTGCCGGCAACGGCCCCGGCCGCGTGGCCTACTACCGCCTGCGCCAGGTCGATGCCGACGGTACGGCCACCTACTCGCCCGTGCGCCCCGTCGCCTTCGAGGCCCCGGTTCTGAGCGTGTACCCCAACCCCACCACCGGCCCCGCCACCCTCGATCTGCGGGCCCTGCCGGGGCTCAGCTACCAGGTGACGCTGGTCGATAATACCGGCCGCCAGCTGCTGAGCACGGCCCTGCCCGGCGGCCAGCAGCACCTGCTGCCCCTGGCCTCGCTGCCCGGCGGCACCTACGTGCTGCTCGTGCGCGGCCCCGGCACCAAGTTCAGCCAGCGCCTAGAGCGGCGCTAA
- a CDS encoding Vgb family protein codes for MSDETLPVAAESPCSSLITEFDPYWQGPNTSSTHELAITKDFVFVSGQLMDQVAKFDHAGQLLGHFNMPAGSGPHGLLIDQEDQLWVSLEFDGRIVRLNDNGDITDSIDVTINSAGGRINPAPHGICQHPDGNIWFTGKRTSTIGYAVPGQYTEHIQLNTLAALPIFLSPGPDGCIWGTELLGSAILRISPNRADRVREFKTPTPNSRPIGIIPDPLLPCMWFSEEAGRKIGRINMEGRIQEFTLPLLQPNYILGSLTFDREMNLWVQVYVDTSVPGLPGPDYLLCIDKAIRTSHDPYLFGVPLTTHRLPSSRTMLHRIKTDPAGNLWFTEMMTDKLGKVTLAPG; via the coding sequence ATGTCCGACGAAACCCTGCCCGTTGCGGCCGAGTCGCCCTGCTCTTCGCTTATCACCGAGTTCGACCCGTATTGGCAGGGGCCCAACACCAGCTCGACCCACGAGCTGGCCATTACCAAGGACTTCGTGTTCGTCAGCGGGCAGCTGATGGATCAGGTAGCCAAGTTCGACCACGCGGGCCAGTTGCTGGGGCACTTCAACATGCCGGCCGGCAGCGGCCCCCACGGCCTGCTCATCGACCAGGAAGACCAGCTTTGGGTGTCCCTGGAATTTGACGGCCGCATCGTCCGCCTCAACGACAACGGCGACATCACCGACTCCATCGACGTCACCATCAACAGCGCCGGGGGCCGCATCAACCCCGCGCCCCACGGCATCTGCCAGCACCCCGACGGCAACATCTGGTTCACGGGCAAACGCACCAGCACCATCGGCTACGCCGTGCCCGGCCAGTACACGGAGCACATCCAGCTCAACACGCTGGCGGCCCTGCCCATCTTTCTTTCGCCCGGCCCCGATGGCTGCATCTGGGGCACCGAGCTGCTGGGCAGCGCCATTCTGCGCATCAGCCCCAACCGGGCCGACCGGGTGCGGGAGTTCAAGACGCCCACACCCAACAGCCGGCCCATCGGCATTATTCCCGACCCGCTGCTGCCCTGCATGTGGTTTTCGGAGGAAGCGGGCCGCAAAATCGGGCGCATCAACATGGAAGGCCGCATCCAGGAATTTACCCTGCCCCTGCTCCAGCCTAACTACATCCTGGGCTCCCTCACCTTCGACCGGGAAATGAACCTGTGGGTGCAGGTCTACGTCGATACTTCCGTGCCCGGCCTGCCCGGCCCCGACTACCTGCTCTGCATCGACAAGGCCATCCGCACCAGCCATGACCCCTACCTGTTCGGCGTGCCCCTGACGACCCACCGGCTGCCCAGCTCGCGCACCATGCTGCACCGCATCAAAACCGACCCGGCCGGCAACCTCTGGTTCACGGAGATGATGACCGACAAGCTGGGCAAAGTCACGCTGGCGCCGGGGTAG